Proteins from a genomic interval of Sphingobacterium sp. SYP-B4668:
- a CDS encoding sugar phosphate isomerase/epimerase family protein, which yields MNKNNFPKLHNATWPGIVGKGEHEPIISLDELLAKTAEATFNGVKFDGVDIGLFDAHIKLDPADDNVSTLVDKVGGYGLEIGTLVAPIWPPEGGSAMGTQEDRDRFVSVVKKACQFGYKLRKQGIRTNNVIRIDSATSVEEWSKNPLEHTKMIAETFRRACDVAADYGERLAAEGEICWGGMQSWKSMLETLEMVDRDNMGFQADMSHTFLYLLGYNSPQDRILKDDFQWKDREELERGLQFLTKQLRPWTIDFHVAQNDGTVFGSGSHDKTGRHCLPTDPNGKLDIVRDAGYWLRDENGKPTQAFNHICWDGCMFPNEVMHRQETWNSILETLIKVREAHGWSV from the coding sequence ATGAACAAGAACAATTTTCCAAAATTACACAATGCTACATGGCCGGGTATTGTTGGTAAAGGAGAGCATGAGCCAATAATTTCGTTAGATGAGCTTTTGGCAAAGACAGCCGAAGCTACCTTTAATGGCGTCAAGTTTGATGGAGTCGACATTGGTCTCTTTGACGCTCATATAAAGCTGGATCCTGCGGATGATAACGTTAGTACATTAGTGGATAAAGTGGGGGGCTACGGTCTAGAAATAGGCACTCTCGTAGCGCCAATTTGGCCTCCTGAGGGTGGGTCAGCAATGGGGACGCAAGAAGATAGGGATCGCTTTGTTAGTGTTGTAAAAAAGGCTTGTCAATTTGGTTATAAGTTGAGAAAACAAGGTATCCGAACTAATAATGTTATTCGTATAGATTCTGCAACCAGTGTGGAGGAGTGGTCTAAGAACCCATTAGAACATACAAAAATGATTGCGGAAACTTTTAGACGGGCATGTGATGTGGCCGCAGACTACGGCGAGCGGCTTGCTGCCGAAGGGGAAATCTGCTGGGGGGGTATGCAAAGCTGGAAGAGCATGCTGGAAACGCTAGAAATGGTCGATCGTGATAATATGGGATTTCAAGCCGACATGTCCCATACCTTTTTATATTTATTAGGCTACAATTCTCCGCAAGATCGAATTCTCAAAGATGACTTTCAATGGAAAGATCGGGAAGAGTTGGAGCGAGGGCTTCAGTTCTTGACAAAGCAGCTTCGGCCATGGACTATTGATTTTCATGTGGCGCAGAATGATGGTACGGTGTTTGGCTCCGGGTCACATGATAAAACAGGTCGACATTGTCTACCGACAGATCCTAATGGTAAGTTAGATATCGTGAGAGATGCGGGGTACTGGTTAAGAGATGAAAATGGGAAACCAACCCAAGCCTTTAATCATATCTGTTGGGATGGATGCATGTTTCCCAACGAGGTAATGCATAGGCAAGAGACTTGGAATTCTATTTTAGAAACGTTGATAAAGGTGCGTGAAGCACATGGTTGGTCAGTGTAA